aaaacacacacaaacaaaaaaaagtgtgaatttGTTGGAACTGCTCCAGTTCTACAGAAACTACTTTAGTCACTTCCTATATTTAGTGTGGGACAGAGGGCTATACTTTGGTATATTTGTAGGATATTTATGCTTTATACCTTGGTAATTACGTTGATATTTTAAATTTCTGCTACTTTATATCTctgcatcattttatttcatggaGACACTTTGCACTTTTTATTATGTGACAGCTGCAGCTACTGTTTGCTTtgcaaattaaaatttaaactgttttggGCATGAGAACAATAAACTACAACTTTTAAAGTAATCACACAGTTGACTCTGCATCTCTAAATGGCATAAACAAACTTCTGAGGCGAGCATTTACTGCAGGGcagttgtatttttaaattgacatgctaattttacttaaataaaGGATGTGAACACTTCCACCATTGCTCACTAATTACAGCActgtgaaaagtgttttttatggAATTCACAGGAAACAATACTTTACAGACTCcacttgtttaaatgtttatttgtaactGTACTATCTGGATGAGATGGGACTAAATGACAACTATGAACTGACCCAGGTCAGATAATTTAAGCACTCTTTATGGAGATTAATGTGAATGTATTCCATCTACTCACTCTTCATCGAGAGGAAGAGTGCAGTGTTTGACAAGGTTACTGAATGAAATGCCTTCCCAGGGTATTTGAGCTATCACACATCTTCACTTCCTCATGTTTTCTCCTCCTAAAGTGTATGTGAGTAATCAAGTCATTTTAGGACTTTGCACTAAATGCTCACTGTTAACTTATGAAagactttatatatatatatatatatatatatatatatatatatatatatatataacatatggTTGGAATTTGAATTTAGTTTGAAACTGGGGACGTTCAAGTAGATTTAGAGGTGACTGGACACACGAACGCACAGAGTCTAGCTTTGAATAAAATCAATTTCTGCTGAGACACTTTcatttctaaatgaaaaaaacaccCAGGGGATTTAAAGCCTTTCTTCCACTAATGGCCATATCCCTTTTATCATCCTGCATTTCAATTTGTAAGACTTGCATCAGGCTGAACCACAATCAATGGTCTGAAATCAATCATTTCATTGACCTGCTTGCTATTTATAAATCCTGCGAGAGGAACCAcagtgtgacagaaagagaggttTGCACTTTAAACCTTTCCCCATAAAAAGCATGTGAAATCAATTTTTCTAATGGTGCATATAATGAAACAAAATCCAgagcagtgtgtttacagtataaaCTGATCACAATCACATCTTCAAAGCATCTACAAAGAGAGGATATTCAGACTTGCCCTGGTAGGAGGGGTCCCCACAGAGCCTATCTATCTGATTCAGGCTTCTTATAAGAGCTGAATACCGGCTCAATCCCTAAATCTCACTACAGATCAACAGCGTGCTTTGTAATTACAGAGCAGGCTTGATGGATTTCATCATAACTGTGCTGCCTCCTCACTCTATATCCACAGCGTTACAGCTTTTGAACTGGACTGGACAGAGTGAAGTCTGTGTTAGAATGGTAAAACTACACATTGGAATATATTTACTACAGCACATTAATGCAAAATGCTACATggaaataaacataatttctcTCACCAGTTTAGAAATACAACAGCAAGCTCCATAATACAAATGTAAAGCACATTTCACAGTGGTTTCTCACAGCATATTTTAAGCCACAGCGCACTAAGGTAACAAGACCTTCTTCCCCATTTCAACTTACAAGTTCCTCAAAGACAGTGAATAAAACCAAATTACCTTGCTTCTTCCTCTTGGTCCCACACAGCAGGCCTGCCATATCTCTATTATAAATATGCAGATTCCCGCTAACGGCAACAAGTGAAAGTAGAAAATTAATTGTATGTGTGctgttagtgtgtatgtgtctgtgagtgAATCACAGTCGGTGGGGTCTGAGCAGTGGCAGGGCGTCATCACGTGTTTATTTCTGTCCCAACCCTccacccaaccactgcagttACCGGAGACACCGGAGACACACTAgggtttgtatgtgtgtgtgttgggtggaCAGGAGGGGGATCTCACACTGGACATAGGGTACGAAAGCAAACGAGTAACATCTGGGACACGGGACAGAATGATAGTTACAGTGTCGACTAAATACTGATTCTCTGTATCATGTGTTTCATGGATGCAGCAAAGTGTTGTAAACCTCTTAAgagtattttttaaatcacaacagTTGGTTTTGTTGTCTTACTAATCATCAGTTAAGTGGGTGAATGCACAACAGTATGAGGGAATAGACTCATTTCAGTGAGTAACTCTCTCTCTATGAGCACTAGAACTGAGTTTGAATATGTTCTGCTGCAGAGGATAATCAGGGGACAAGTGGCTTACCATGGCACAAGGGAAGATATAAATAATGTGGCAGCATGAAGAAGGCAGACTGGACCTTAAATATAGCTCTAGTTATTTACACCAACACAGACACCGGTCAGTAACCGCAGCCAGGAGATGACAGCATCACTATGTTCCACGGGGCCTTCAGCAGCTCTTCATACATTTATTGTTGTAATTCTGTTTTTCCATAGtgtacttctacttctacttctacttctattTCTGTTGCATGACAATCTGTCTGTCCCTCTTCCTCCTGAGCTCTTCCCTTACAAAGTTAAACGATAATGAAAGTCGAATGTTGTGCGAGCGAACACAAATTTGAAATCAATATTGACATTTGAGAGTTTAGACAAATAGATGTCATTATTCATTTTCTACATAAACTCATAAAAGCTTAGTTTTTATAAGCTAAATATTGTTAAGAGTTGCAGAATACTCTCTGCTGTACAACATCAGTCAACATCTGTTCAGTATATtgatgaataaaacagaacaacatcaCAGTTCACAGATCTGCTTGAATAATAGAGtaactgtagtttttaaatgtttgaaatatcaGTGAATCTCTTGAATAATGACTTGGAATCAAAGCATTAAGTCTAATTTTAAGCATAATTTAGCATTcggattatttttttatgacttGTGTTTGCATATAGATGCTTTCAGAGCTTACAACACAAGTAAAAGAGCAAAATATGCAAAGCGAGAGTGTAAATATACGCggtgtacttgtacttaaatGTCTTAAATTCTTTCCaccagaaaaaataaatcaaggaTAGAAAAAGTGATGACTTACGATTATTAGCATCCATCTTACAGCTcgtattttagttatttatttgtattttcagagTGTGAATGTGGagttcttctctcctctccgtctTTGTAAAGCAAATATCTTTTGGGCTGTCACTAAACTTCTATTGTTACTGTTTAGCAGTACAATAGGAGCTTGTCAGGGAGATGCAGACTTCCTCTCTGTTTTATCGGGATTTTAACATCATCTTTAAAAACTAGCCCAAAAACCACAGGGATCTCCTTTTATATTTTGTCAAATATCCTGTTCTATCACTTTTGAACACAAGGGGAAGTGGAGCCTAGTGTTGTACTACAATGTGTGCGTGTGGTTGCTAAGCAGTGTCAACACACTTTCCTTATGGAACAATGCAATTCATGATTATTCAGAAATTGCGTAGCAACTCGTGTGTTGGGTGTTCCCTGTAAAGAAGGCGAGAGCTACTGTACCACACCCGAACGTAACCTCACACTATAACCACATATAAGGGAAGTCATACAGTCTTCTTTTGGTGAACTGTTTTCAAATTCTAACATAAGTGAGATGAACCGTTATAGTTATGTTGCTTTAATCTGAGCTTTAACGCCGTTTGACCACACAGGGGCACTGCACCCTCACTCTGCTGCACTCGACTGAAAAGCACATCACCTCTGCACCGATGGGATTCCCCTTTGTTTATACTGCAGAATTCACTACCTACAGCGACGACTTCAAAGTCTAAGCAGGAAGACAATTATTGAAACTCCCTCATTACACCAGAACCCCACCTCTCGGTTATCATCTAATTAACCCACAGCCTGGGCGGTTTCTCGTTTAACCCTTCACATCCTCAGGAACCTGACTATTTCGTCTGCAACTAGCAAACAAAGGTAAaatgttcaaactgttttttttaattctattacATTTAAAGAGCTCTACTGTGCAGTCTGCATCACATTCTAGCTCTTAACTGAAGCTTTGTGATGAGATCAATATCCCAAAAGTGTGACAATGAAGTCATCTTTGAGAAATCTGCCACTATAATAAACATATGAGTTCCAGTTCATCAACCACTATACTTTAAAACTCATTACACCAACACCAAGCCTGCCAAGTTTGGCCTCTTCAtctaaattaaacttttttttttttgctgcacagTCAGACTGTTTCACCAATGTTATTAACATATAATTTACAAGTGTGTGGTCCTTGCTGCTGTTTATAGTCATTTGTCATTTCGCGTCATTGGACATTTTGCTTCTCTTTATGGTTTTTGTGTCcatttgttgttattctgcccgtttgtgttcatttctttctccttgtGGTCATATTTGTCTGAAATAATTCAAACATATCATGCCAACATTTAGCCTGACATATTTTACACCCCTGGGGAGGTTGTGCCCCTCCGTTGGAATTTAAAACGTGCAGCCAATCACTAATGTGTTTGCTGCACAGTGAGACTACCCCACCTATAAACAACCATAAACATATCATCCAAAATGAGTGGAAACACCCGAGCTTTGGGAGTAAACTATTGAATTGAAAcacctctgtcctcctgctGGTGGCCCTCCTTTAATGGAGAATACAAACACatgcctgacacacacacacacacacacacacagtgaggtgTTGAACCTTGCAGCTGTCTCCTTTCCCAGACAGCGACTAGTCTGTGGGAGGGCAGAAAATAGTTTGGTCAACAACTGGGAAAACTGGGACAATAAAGTAAGAGTGCTGTGAAACCTAAAATACAGTAAGGACTGTAACCCTCTTACCTTTATCTTCATAACCCTGAATTCCTGTCACCAGTTGCTGACTGTACTTTCTATTTGTGTTTATTACCTCACGTTGAATGCCTGTGGAGCTGCTGAGAGGCTTTGTCTTAGATATTTTGCTCGTCTTCTACCTCGTTTTGGatgaaagcatctgccaaatgactcaatgtaatgtaaaatgtaagattttCTTACAATTATAGAAGCAACAAAATCACACAAGTGTTCAAAAGTTAATTAGGAACATTATATCTATTatgcagtatatatatatatattaatgtatTATACAAAGGGAAGCTAAAACCACAAAGTCATAATGAGCTGAGAACCAGGAGGGAggtatgtgtgtataaatgttaGAAATCATGTGTACAATTCATGACTGATATAACAGGACAATACTCGAGTAGCGCATCATGTGATTgcagcaccatggacagaaacacaacaaggagAAACAAATCCAGGCCTCTCATaataaatttataaataaataaataaataaataaaataaaataaaaagctgaccTTCTTTGGACTTTTTCTTGCGCGCCAGGGTTCCTCCTAACCTTCCCAGGAAAGATTCgtcctttttcatttttgcgCTCGTCGCAGTCAGAgacatgttttcagtgtgtgtgtggatccaAACTGAGCTGGGAGCGTTTTGTATCTCAGCTGCTAGTAATGTCACTCCTTCCTGTGATGCGTTCAGGAACCGGTAGGCCCTGCACGACCCAATCACAGCGAAAAGACACGAAGGACACGAACCCACAGGGAGCAGGGCAGAGACGCTGGTTCGGCATCATGACTCACATGTGCTCCTCTGTTTGGAGACGTTTTACCACAGCGCCACCTGCAGGATCGGTGAAGAGTCTCTCCTTCCTACATCATTACCGTGTTTATATAAATGAGGGAACCAAAAAGTCAAACACCTCTGCGCATGACGCACTGCAGCACGACTCCCCCACCTACTGTGGCCTCAGTATTAAACATGTAGTTCAATCATCACCTGACAGTTTCCAGCAAAAACCGAGAGATGATAGCCTcataaaagtagaaataaataaaattaagcactttagattagattagattttcaTGTAGAGCTTTTATTTGCAGTGgaatattttgtatgttttttgtgattttaacttttttaaatgattaaaagatGTTAATATATTGTTAAATGTGACTAtgtaacaacacacagacagtttgcCACAGAATACCCATTAAACGCAGTGTTTAGGGAGATGAAATAGTGAAGTACATTATCAGTAATAATTCAATTATCAtcaccattaaaaaaaacatacagtcgAGAGGTTCTTAAAGCTGCTGTAGATTCTCTGCACTTTTCTGATGCTCATCTACAGACTATAAGAGATCCATTAATCCTTCATCATCTGGCTCATCTCACTTCTCCATGATTTCTAATTTCATATAACGCTGATACAAATTTTAATGGTCTGAACATtagtattaaaaatatgatgTTTGTCCAGTAATGATGGAAATAAAACCACACAGCATTAAAATGTACTTGATTGTTGTgacacagtattttaatataacaaaaacaagataTAAACGtagaaaaacactgtttactttttttttataaacaaaagtCCTGTTTGAACATTAAaacctggaaaaaaataaaaaaccttatcaaaacattttactgacaTTGATTGCTAcagctgatttttattttacaaacagGAGCAGGATCATCTTCAGTGCTCACCACCTCCTCCAGTATCTTGTGTTATTCTTTAGAGACAGAAATTTGAATTAATTCAATGAAGTTAGTTTTCAAAGCTCTGTGGATGTTACATTTGTGTAACTGAGTGATGTTGCTTTCATGAACTCACCTGTGGTCTGCAGTAGTTTCCAGTCAGCTTTCAGTCTTTGTCTCAGGTTCTCCACCGCCTCCACATCCTCTGGTGGAGCAGCATGGAGCTGCCCCAGAGAGGGGGCAGCATCCCCGAGAAGGGAGGAGCACGTGGGGTCAATACATGTCCTCTCATCCTCCTACAACAgccaaaatgaaataattaacaCTTGTACTTCGACACTATGAAGAAATGAGCAGGGATTTACTGCACTTTATGACCCTAGCAGCAGCCTTCTGACCTGCATGAGCACCAGTATGTGTCCCTGAGCGAGGCCCTGCAGCAGCCCTGTTAGCTGTTGCCACACGCTGTCACATATGCCGCTACCTGGAGTTTGAACCAACAGAACCAGACTGGGGTCGTACTCGTACcccagagggaggaggaggccCAACACGGCCTGTATGAATCCTGATGCATCACTGCAGCCCTGTGAGAGGACGGATATATAAAACTAAGCTCTGAACTACGTAACAAAGGAGTAATAGAGAGGTAGCATCCAGTCATACATACAGTGACAAATCCTCTGCATTGTGATATCTACTCCTGTAACATACATTACCTTCTTCAGACACACAGGaattaaatatttgcattcCTGTTCCTCTGACTCTTTGCTGCTGAAGTGCACCACAAGTGTTTTCCTGAAGATGATAACAACTGTCATCACACTGTAGCAGAATCATTAGTGAAGAACATGTTTATTCACAAAGTCTAATTTAAGAAGAGCGAAAAAGATTTTCACCCATCATCTGTGCCTCGATGTGGGACGATCCCatctccaacacacacaactaaaACCCTGCAAAAGGAGAAAGTGGCATCAAATCAGACTCTTTGTCACAGTGAATTAGCCTAAGTAAGATCCATTTTAGTTTACATGTAggatttttaaaagaaatgctTCTTTTACTGTGAGATAAGATTTATTATAAATCATCTATGtcatattaaaacatatgaTACAGTCAGTGCACGTAGGTGTTAGATCTACATTACTATACCGGTTGCTAAGAGCAGTTGTAGCATGCTGGGCCACACATCTCATCGCCATGGAGACGTCACGGACCAGCGCCAAACCACTGCAGATCTGAGAGGCAGCAATTAAACGTAATGATATCAGGCTGCAGCTAATGTTAGCAGGTCAGCaaataaattactgtaaagCAGATCACGTGTCAGGACTACCTCATTCTTCTCCATTTTATCAACAAGGGCAATAAGACTGGAGAGTGTGACAGCATCTTTGTCATCTGCATCTTTGATGAAATTCTCCCTTATTGTGGAAAAAGAAAGCACATTTACgattaatgtatattttaatgaaCCTTTTGAGAAAATAATTGGAAATTAGTTTGATTACTGTGGATAATTTTCGTTAAAATGAACAATGTCTGCATACCTGAGTTTCTGGACAACAAGTGGGTCAGGATCCTCTGATAAACTGAAGTGTTTACATCTATCCGGGCAAGCCACTCCGTCAGGGAGCACGACAGCAGTGCGGGTAGGAGGAGTGACTCGTTTCACAGGCTGTGGCCACACCATTGCTGCTAtgagtttctctttttccacttcatccaacttttcttcttcttcgtcttctgcTAATTTAATCCGCTTGGTGCTGATGTCAGAGGTGGGTAGatcagctgcagaaaacaacaaaattaaaataagaagatATCTCCATTTCTCCTATGCTATTTTATTCTATAATCAGCGCAGTGTTATTTTAAGAATAGCCCAAAACAGACTTATGTGGATGTTATACCTGCATGTTTGAGACAGGACCAGTACTTTCGATGTGCTGATCGGACACACTGAAGAGACTCAAGAGcactgaaagagaaagatgattTCAGGTTTAAAAACTCAACACACGCACGTTACAAATTTGAAACTTAAATAtcacagacagtgagacagaccTATTACAGGGGCCTTCGAGGTTTGCAGGCCGTGGTGCAGGATCTCCAAGCAATGAGTGAACTGTCTGACACACAGACTGGGCAAGGGACTTCAAGTTGTACCCTCCCTGAGAAGATGCACGCAGTATCAACTTTACCGCTTCTATATCACGTGGACGTGGTACTTTTgaatataaaactgtaaaatatgtttGAACCAAACAGACACTAGTGTTTTCAATCACTATGGTTATTTTCCAAAAGGATACAGTAGTAAGAATAAATAAGGTATGACGGTATATGGAAGGAAAAacaattgtgttttgtgttgattttaatTAGGTGTTAAGTAATTAAGTGTCATGTAGCTTGATATAAACAAACTGACCTCCAGCACAGCACACAGTTTGCCTCCTGCAAGGTTCATCAGGAGGTGGGTGAGGTGGGCAAAGATGTCTGGAGTAGCACACATTTCCCCCTGAGAATGCAGACAATCACAAAAATCAGTTACTACATGAAGTATTATTATaacaacactgcagctgtatttcaaactgtgttcatttatatttagtaccTCTGGGTCACCAATGGCTGAGTCAAAACCCGCACACACGAGCACCAAGTCTGGggaaaactgtgacaaaaaaaatcacatgttcATTAATCATGTCTAACACACGACGCCGCCTGTTAGTGgaatgtgaatttttttttctcacctcgTATGCCACTGGCAGAAGGACGTGAAAGAAGATCGAAAGATAGTCACTGTTCTGCATTTTCACCTTAAGGAGCATAGGGAGAACTCATTATttaacacagtcacacagacaaacgTGCAACCATCAGTATTGAAAGGATCAGTTAATAATGGTTAGCAgattgaaaataaatgacttaaATAATTTTCCTCTAACATTTTTTGTAGTATGTTCTAACACATGTAAGCCCATTAGTTACAATAGTGACTGTAAAAGAGATTTTAAATCTCTAAAAAGCTACCGTATGATGCACTGGTGTATTTAAAGCTACACTGAAGTAATAAAGGGTCACAatttaatacagtatgtgcagtgtCACAAGTTTAGTCTCAACTGTCACAGGACAAGAACTGTTTACTTCCTGGTTTCACCATGAGAGGAGGATGGCTGCAATAAAGCTTCCATACAGATAATAGAAAGGTGTGTTAACATAAAGATAGGTTAAAGATTGTTGGTACGTTTCACCTATAAGGTGTCTAGCATTAATACATAAGTCCTTTGAATTATTAAATTCTGCTCAGTGTGGacataacacaaataaacatgttgacaGCAACAATACTGACACGCAGTGCATCTAGGTATACACATATTTATACACATATGCTCTCTTCCAAAAGTACTAGCATTGCACGGCTAATTCATTTATGTTTGCTGTACACTCAAGACATTAATTTAAGACTAAGTGATAGcacttctgctttttgttgCCTCGTATTTATGGACAAAAGTGTTGGAACAAATAGTTTTAGagtacataaaaatatatatttgtctCCAAATCACTTGTTTGCATAGTTACgctacatttaaatgtgttaataactGGTCTGGGATATATAACAATTTTGATGGCTAGAAGTAATATATTACAACGTCACAATTGGGTCATAACTGTGaccaaccataaaaaacattttcacattctttCCTTGAAAATttaattactttgtttttttgtttggggAAAATTGAGATTAAATTGATTCAAGCATAAATCCCATTAAGAGTTTACTTTTCGTTATCTTCTTTAAGTCTAAACAAAGTCTGTGGCTAGCAAAACCATTGTGAGCCAATTAAAAAGTAACCTGTAATACATACCtaatatatgtatgtttgtatgtatgtgaacTGCATTTCTGTGATTTTTTACCTTGTTCCAAGGTACATTTATAGTTGATCCGGCCCCTTTCTCTTTCCCGACGACGTCAAAGTCAGATTCTCTGAGATTAGGCCAGAATTTCTGGTGCTCGTAACGGTGCCATGAGAAGTAGAGCACGCTACaacaaaatgtgatgtgaaaaatTTACAACATgggaaaacaaaatcaataaaattaaGGTCTTTTCCATCAGCAAACGCTCACCTTGGGTCATCTTCAAAACTGTACTGCACCCCTTGACCGTGATGTATATCCCAGTCAACTATCAACACcctgaaaaaaaataaaaaaaaccaaaaaaaactaaaacacagacataaataaacatatagaGGCACAACTGGTACAGTAGATCTTAtcagaataaacaaataaaccaatAGTACCTTTGGTTTAGTAATAGTTACCTTTTAACTCCATATTTTTGTTTGACATATTGAGCTGCTATAGCCACATTATTGAAGATACAGAAACCGCTGGCAGCACTGCGCATACTGTGGTGGCCTGGTGGTCTGTGACAGAGAAGTATAAGTGTAATTGCTTTGTCATTTAGTCTTTACAAAGAACAATGTGCACATATATTTGCTCTGAAAGAGAATCAAAAGTAGTCTTCCCTCAGTGATTAACAGTCTCACCTGACCAGAGCCAGGCCATTCCTCACCTTCCCCGTCATAACATTGTCAACCAGTTGCAGTGTGGCACCTAGGGCCAGTTTAGCACAGTGATAAATGTTCTAGGACAGCAGAAAGTGGGTTGATTAGCAAGGAGTGAAAATGACCTTTCATCAATACAACTTAAGATTCATTCCAAAAGAACAAACGTGAGATATATCATACTGCGATAGAGTAATAAAGAATTCAAAGTTTAGGACTAACTGGGTGAAAGTAAACGTCACCATACTGCAGGGTGAACTCCTTCAGCTCCTCTAGAGTCATGTAAGGGGTCTTCTTCACCGCTTCCAAGTATTCCTCACT
This DNA window, taken from Anabas testudineus chromosome 6, fAnaTes1.2, whole genome shotgun sequence, encodes the following:
- the hdac10 gene encoding polyamine deacetylase HDAC10; the encoded protein is MGTALIYDEEMTRYKLLWVDPACKIEVPERLVVSYGALVENGLADRCVSIPVREATDADILLVHSEEYLEAVKKTPYMTLEELKEFTLQYGDVYFHPNIYHCAKLALGATLQLVDNVMTGKVRNGLALVRPPGHHSMRSAASGFCIFNNVAIAAQYVKQKYGVKRVLIVDWDIHHGQGVQYSFEDDPSVLYFSWHRYEHQKFWPNLRESDFDVVGKEKGAGSTINVPWNKVKMQNSDYLSIFFHVLLPVAYEFSPDLVLVCAGFDSAIGDPEGEMCATPDIFAHLTHLLMNLAGGKLCAVLEGGYNLKSLAQSVCQTVHSLLGDPAPRPANLEGPCNSALESLQCVRSAHRKYWSCLKHAADLPTSDISTKRIKLAEDEEEEKLDEVEKEKLIAAMVWPQPVKRVTPPTRTAVVLPDGVACPDRCKHFSLSEDPDPLVVQKLRENFIKDADDKDAVTLSSLIALVDKMEKNEICSGLALVRDVSMAMRCVAQHATTALSNRVLVVCVGDGIVPHRGTDDGKTLVVHFSSKESEEQECKYLIPVCLKKGCSDASGFIQAVLGLLLPLGYEYDPSLVLLVQTPGSGICDSVWQQLTGLLQGLAQGHILVLMQEDERTCIDPTCSSLLGDAAPSLGQLHAAPPEDVEAVENLRQRLKADWKLLQTTE